The stretch of DNA attattttagattttttgaaatttttaatgtattgatttttttaaagaaaaacttatttgtaatttcaattttaattttacttttcagaattttcttgaatttttaagatttttggaattttttaaaaagaatttagatttttgagatttgtttgatactcaataaaagatAATATGTTATGGATATTCTTAAAAATGACAGTAGTCTAGTGGCAAGAAACCTTGTCATTTAGCCATGAGTTCTCAGGTTCGATCCACgcgaacaaaatatttttgataataaaaataggtaaaacgacgtcgtttcattccaTCTCAAAACAACGTAGTTAGTAAAACGATATTTGCAAACGTCGTTTAATCATTCTGTAACGGTGTGTTTAATTTGGCGAGTCAGCGATAATTTACTGATTAAAGTTTAAAGTCAAATATAACTCGGTGTTTTTTTGGCTAGCCAATatgttcatatttttattatggcAATTCGTGTaaagttcatgattttttagccgaattctcaaaaaaaaaatagaagactTTTTACTTTTACGTTATATCCATGTTGTATAAAAAAAGATACGGTACAAGTACAACAAGAAAACCAAACACAGCTATACATATACAGGCAAAAACAGAAGGCATCTGAAAAAAGCAAGTTGTCTCCGACTGTCTTTCTACACTCTACCTTTTGCATACGTATTCGCACACTCACCTATGTACATACAGACTATTTTATTGTCCATTTACATTCATTCTCCCTAAAAAAGAACCAAAATACTTTCGATCCAGCAGACATCATTGTACATCGAATATACACCGATTCGCACATTAATGGTATTTGTTCATTTCACTAACTATAGGTCAGTAGCGACTTATGAGAGTAGAGCAACGCATATACCTATAGTtagtattttggaaaaaaacaaaGTGCTTATGAGCAATTAATTTTATAACACAATCACTTGAGTTGGTAATTAGTAAACTCCAAGATGCAATAGACAAAGACCGTCCcctgtgtttttcttttaagaagaagaaaagacaaTGACCGTCCCGAGAAGAAAATGACTTTACTCCTTCATTTCTTAAAAATTTAGATGCTTGTCAGAAATCTGGATGCTATATTTATTTGccagtatttttattatattgtacaATACCTTGGATCtatgatcaaaatatattttaaaatcgttGTTGGAGTCTTGATCAAAGTTCTTATATtgccaaaataaaattaaaattcatgttttcaTAGGCATCAACACAAACATGATAATAAAGTATAACTTAACAGGAAGAACACAGTTAAGTCTTAACTGTCAGATATAAATTTACAGGAATCAACACAAACATGatgataaaatattagttataacCATATATTTGTTCAACTCACAAAATAGAAACGAGTGGCTACCCACTGTAAGCCATGTTTCCCTAACGTCATATGCAATAACTAATTGCACGGTTTCTTGACCTTCAATTTGGCTTGTCCTTCATAattactcttttattttttattttgtcaaaCTCGATGCTTATTTAGAGAGCAGTATGCACTTATATATGCACCATGTCAAAGATTTGAGTAATAAATTTACCAATCATATGATAATTGTAAACTTAATATAAATGGGATATTGGTGATATTAGTTTCGAAGTTAGtcaaaatttcattttgaaaattaaatgtCAGTTATTAAACAATATATCTATGTTTCAtgataagtgtcattttagttttttcttattacaaaatatcattttataattctaatataaattatatttaattttaattaaaaattaactataaactgctttgattttataaataattttatttatctcaaatactattagtcagaaatatgtaattaataataatttacacaTATTTCcgttgttttcttaatatttgtgaaaaatgtcaaagtgacacttattgATAAACAATGGAAATATTAATCAATTTGTTGAACGATTAGCAAGTGTACACGGAAAGGAAAAAAGACAAACGAAATCTTATCACTCTTTTCACTCAAAGCATTTATTTTCTGAGAATATTAAATTGAATGATTTAGTTCATTAACATATTAACACCATATTTATGCAGAGCTCTATGAACTATATCCAAATTAAGccagaaaataatataatatcatgattaaatttgtataataataattatcagCGCAATATGTCAACGActcattcatatttttatttattaattttgccTAATTGATATTTATgaaaacttattatataattaaaatattcatgTCAAATATTCTTACGAAACTATTGCTACAAAGATTTTCCAAAGTTCAAATGATTTTCCTCGTTTCATAAGTCTGAAAAAACTTAGTTGTTCATTTTTTCTTACGAAAAAGAAAGACTTAGTtgcaaagaaaaacattttgaCTCCATTCGTGGAAGTGACAAAAATAATCTTTTAGTGTCTCTGTTGCATGACGCCAAAAATAgtctatttatttcttttttttgtttgtaatagcATCTCTAatgtaaaactttatattttccaccaaaatggagtaaaagtaaatatggagtaaaaatgctccaatcctactccatttttcactctataatagagtaatgaacaaacaaaaaatagactactccatttatagagtaaatttcATTATGAAGTGGGATATGGAGTTGAGTTGGAGCATTTCTTACtacatattcacttttactctattttaaaaaaaaattgagttggATTGGAGATGTCCTAACTGATAAGGAATTGATTGGATGTATGTGTATCAACAGAAttactttaataaaatttattaattttataaattacaatTCTCTTAACAGGATGAAACCAATTTTATTTGACAAGCAGAAGATTTCAATTTTGCCTAACTGATTGGgaaatgaataaattttacttttatttcacCTTTGATGATATTATTCATGTTAAtcttttttggaaagatattttcaaaaatatctaagtatgaaattttattaataagttAAATGGATTCTTCTATCTttcttttatagatatataaataattatttaaataaataataatattttatttatttaaataaataataatatttttatagtttacaaattataaatcttAAGTTTTAAACTTTATCTATCTTTTATTCTTTTCAGAATTCAAAAATTCttctaaaactattttaaaatttttattttaaatttaagtcttatttattaaaattttaaagagtcAATTTGCTGAAAACCccaaaaaattatgaaattagcTAAATGCAATGGAAGTACCATGCATTATGTGAGATTTAGGATATTTACTTACTTATGAAGAAAGTTGTGTGTACTGGATGCAAATTCTCAATTTTAAACTCTTACCActcaaaactaaatattaattataaattaactaACCTTAGAGTTATAAGAATATaattacaattttgaaattaaatataaatataattaaaataaatatgaaaaatggtAATAAGAATGTGGTATCTTAAACGATTTCTCttagataatttaaaatttaaaatgacaTCCTAATGGAGAGTAGTATATATTTAGATAAGAGCTGTTATTATGTATGTGaacaaacaataaaatttatataattctcaaaataaaacaataaaatttatattgagATGTACTCTAATATCATTTTAACATGCTTTATACGAAATAAAAAGTTTagtcttatattttaataatggtGATTTGACAGAGTATTGTTAGTACTTGTGTTCACTTGCAGTAGTTATGGGTTTTTggtgagtctttttttttgacatcggGTATTTGGTGACTCAGATAACCAGTGTATACTATTAATAActtatgaagtttttttttttttataacttatGAAGTTATGTTACATTACATCACATGTACAGTTTACGCAAGTTAATAATTTTGATTTCatgttttctttaaaatgataaatatactATAACTTAAATacaatctttttaaaaaagaatttaataCTATTAAACTTATTAATTGTTAAATCATTTGAAAATTTACTGTTATCGAATACATATAGACATTTTAAATTAGTCATTTTAGAATGTTTGAGTAGAattattattgaaaaataaaacttagaTCTCATAGTTTtagaaaaagtttaaaatagTTTGATAAAGACTGtaggaaattttttatttcaactaaaatcatctaaaaattaattaaaaatcaaaatcaattcaaattgtaaattaaatacatgCCAGAATATGTTAGAATTGTGTGAGTTTTCGTCCTTAAATCATTACAAACTGATATTGGTCTATCCTAATTATTgcttttagaaagaaaaaaattattacttttatttatttatctcttATCACTAATAGTACTTCAtctatgtataattttatacagttttattaaaatatagtcaatatctatgtcaaatttattaacaaattttattatacatatatcaactaataatattttaattaattaatgttatttttaattattaatagtataatgaaaattatttttaaaatctagaatatatttttttagaaccAAAAATGTTCTAATGAATCTGGAACAAATGGAATATTTTATAGAGCAGAAAGAGGGACAATCATAACGGGCGCtcgtttaattatatttttggtggaCGGTACCATTAATTTACATTAACTTTTTCTCAATATCACTATAATACATTTTACAGTACTATATTTCAGAACAGCTATATTAGACTTATCTTGTAGACTGTAGTCTGGTACTCATTTTTGCGTGGCATCATCACCTATAAGCCAAATTGCAAACATAGTTTGTTAGCTAAGCCATGTTCACGTTCTTAAAACCTCTGGGTTTTAAGACGGACTTAGCCAACATTAAAGTATCAAACCACTAAAGGTTAGCATCAACCGAGTAATGAATGTCAAATGAAAGCCGACTCCGGCTGAGTAGAACTTAGGCACTTAGCTAACCAGTCTGACACTCATTCATTGAAATAACTAGATTCATCATATTGTATGCAAGtgcaattttttgtttttgatttgttctttgggaaaattttagagaatttttgaGGTTTAAATATAGCATTGAAAAGTTGATTAgattaaacatatatacaacGGATTAAAACGGTTTACTGATAGCAAAGACCTTTTTAGGTAGCCTTACCGCAAATTTATGCAGTTTAATTTCCCATGCAAATAAAAACGGATAAGGAATACTGTACACttttaaagttcaaaaaaaaaaaactgtaaacttTTTGGACACACGATTCTATTACTAACCCCTAGTGGACTATTGtcaaaaatgattttgtttacTTGCCAAGTTCTGAAATGCCAAGCAAATTCCAGAGCTTTTGCTTCTCCGAGTTCGCGTTAACACTTATAGTTCTGTACCAGTTAGCGCGTATAACAAAAGATAGTGTATATGCTTAAATAATTCAAGTATATTTAAAGAAGCCgctaaaaaataaagatattgaTCCACATGTAActtaataaacaaagaaagatatATTATATGAAGAAATTATTCTCCTATAAATTTATGGGTTTACCTCTAGACATCACCTCTCACAAActcaaactcaaaaaaaaaacatttcctCTTTTTATTATCAATAAGCAACAGAAAAAGAACCAgcggaaaatttcaaaattcttGAAAGCAATGGACCAAGAACAAACACCACATAGCCCAACCGGCCATAGTCACTCACCTTCCTCCTCTGCTTCCGGTTCCACCTCGACCGAAACGGTTCGGTCACGATGGTCACCTAAACCGGAACAAATACTCATACTTGAGTCGATCTTCAACAGTGGTATGGTTAACCCTCCCAAAGAAGAGACCGTAAGGATACGAAAGATGCTCGAGAAGTTTGGGGCGGTGGGAGATGCAAATGTCTTCTACTGGTTTCAAAACCGGCGGTCACGATCTCGCCGGAGGCAGCGGCAACTCCAGGCCGCAGCTGCAGCTGCGGCCGCAACCACCAATACTTGTGAGCAGACCATGATGGTAAACACCAGCTTACCACAATATAGTGGGGGCGATTTGGGGTTTGGAGGTTGTAGCACTTCCTCAAATTACTTATATGGTGGGTCATCATCTCAAGctccttctttttttcttggtctttcttcttctcctccttgcTCAAGCTCctcttcaacttcttcttcagctAGCTCTTCAACTTTTTCTTATGGCGGTGGATGTGATAATCATACCAATAATGGTATGGAAAATCTCTTAGCAAGGTCTGGTCAAATGGGTTACCATGAAGCTAGTCAGCATCAACATCAACATCATAGCTCAAATCTCTCATCAATGTTTTGCCCATCTGATCAAACCTCCAATTATGATCACTACCAACAGGGTAAACAAAAACAGCTTATTTGCatgcctctttttttttgctttttaaactcaagtgctttGTCCTCCAAACCCTCTTTCTTTCCCCAAAAAGTCTTTATAagtaacattataaaaatagtaaaagtgATTTCAACGTAGGAAAAATCCAATTCTGGGTGGGTTTCAACCAAActgactaatttttttttttaatttgaatatttaattaataatagcCTTTGCTAATTATATTTCCAATGTTGCCTAACATCTTGTACTTGAAAGCAAGTTCTctaatatattgatttatatataatataaaaacaaaattatgaggtaaatttcttttatatcttgaaaaaaaaacat from Raphanus sativus cultivar WK10039 unplaced genomic scaffold, ASM80110v3 Scaffold1098, whole genome shotgun sequence encodes:
- the LOC130503745 gene encoding WUSCHEL-related homeobox 11-like isoform X2 encodes the protein MDQEQTPHSPTGHSHSPSSSASGSTSTETVRSRWSPKPEQILILESIFNSGMVNPPKEETVRIRKMLEKFGAVGDANVFYWFQNRRSRSRRRQRQLQAAAAAAAATTNTCEQTMMVNTSLPQYSGGDLGFGGCSTSSNYLYASSSTFSYGGGCDNHTNNGMENLLARSGQMGYHEASQHQHQHHSSNLSSMFCPSDQTSNYDHYQQGSITVFINGVPTEVTSGGIDMKATFGEELVLVHSSGVPLPTDEFGFLMHSLQHGEAYFLVPRQT
- the LOC130503745 gene encoding WUSCHEL-related homeobox 11-like isoform X1 yields the protein MDQEQTPHSPTGHSHSPSSSASGSTSTETVRSRWSPKPEQILILESIFNSGMVNPPKEETVRIRKMLEKFGAVGDANVFYWFQNRRSRSRRRQRQLQAAAAAAAATTNTCEQTMMVNTSLPQYSGGDLGFGGCSTSSNYLYGGSSSQAPSFFLGLSSSPPCSSSSSTSSSASSSTFSYGGGCDNHTNNGMENLLARSGQMGYHEASQHQHQHHSSNLSSMFCPSDQTSNYDHYQQGSITVFINGVPTEVTSGGIDMKATFGEELVLVHSSGVPLPTDEFGFLMHSLQHGEAYFLVPRQT